In the genome of Amia ocellicauda isolate fAmiCal2 chromosome 3, fAmiCal2.hap1, whole genome shotgun sequence, one region contains:
- the emsy gene encoding BRCA2-interacting transcriptional repressor EMSY isoform X3 gives MFMIQQEKPQPATAMPVVWPTLLDLNRDECKRILRKLELEAYAGVISALRAQGDLTKDKKDLLGELTKVLSISTERHRAEVRRAVNDERLTTIAYHMSGPNSSSEWSIEGRRLVPLMPRLVPQTAFTVTANAVASATAHQNASLLLPAETGNKEVVVCYSYTSTTSTPTTATVPSGSAAAAAVKSPRPASPASNVVVLPSGSTVYVKSVSCSDEDEKPRKRRRTNSNSSSPVVLKEVPKAATPISKTITVPVSGSPKMSNIMQSIANSLPPHMSPVKITFTKPNTQTTNTTTQKVIIVTTSPGSTLVPNILSKSHNYAAMTKLVSTSVLTSSSQKQPMVITASSAPAPTANTVAVTSVVSSSPSVVMSTIAQGASSAAVKMASARLPSPKTLVGSPTQILAQFPKQHQHSPKQLQPGSSAASLGAPQAGQVPTASKPTIQIKQESGLLADELLFCRPGVKIITQQMQPSKILPKPATAALPSSSTSPIMVVSSNGAIMTTKLVSTPTGTQATYSRPTVSSSLGARMAASPGGATYVKTTSGSIITVVPKSLATLGGKIITSNIVSGTTTKITTIPMSSKPNVIVVQKTTGKGTTIQGLPGKNVVTTLLNAGFLPQGEKTLQAVPAGAKPAIITASRPITKMIVTQPKGLSSGVQPTTTTKIIPTKIVYGQQGKTQVLIKPKPMAFQATVVSEQTRQLVSETLQQVSRITEVGPASGQEGALKEEPQTYTDSSSSSTESSHSSQDSQPVVHVITSRGQEWTEHEVAVESSPTIIYQDVSGESQSATSTIKALLELQQTTVKEKVESKPRQHTIDLSQMAVPIQMAQEKRQSPESPVITAVEPDVVSEFITAAKSSKASVSSAGMSSGELALSSLLSASQQQRAQQQVPPPQQTPIVVRSLPPSSAAAVTRIVQQAVGSQVSLGKQAEEQVVEEGELEGDTLDPQTGLFYRSSQPAAQPPQQQQPPKPPPPQPDPGRLLPHSTQPLLSKMAGGTQAASQPSSSKQKAPVVFQQQEQQQQPQQQTQPQPQLQQQQQPQPQPQKPVAPQPQLQQHVVLKERPVSGSGPQQTVVQVIAVKPPHTPQLPKLQQAPTTQNRPIHTQLSQPPPLQAHHPVASEKLPPSQVQQPIITQGATVTKITFGSHQAPTVSKPSSGEAAAKLVPLTVPGPGQAAEKPSVSDILKISMMEAQIDPSAEPMVVDSSSDCSPFSKGIGAASAGPLISSSASALLHSSHCKQLPHTQFSRIQSLAVQKSKEIDVIQVIPQYSITPDSSQSNVVVEPSGFLEITDFTSQRLDEETVMEQEVDSSNDEGPEASPLEGCTEQSQ, from the exons ATG TTCATGATCCAGCAGGAGAAACCCCAGCCAGCAACAGCCATGCCTGTTGTGTGGCCCACTCTCCTTGACTTGAACAGGGATGAGTGCAAGAGGATTCTCCGCAAACTTG AGCTCGAGGCGTATGCGGGCGTTATCAGTGCACTGCGCGCTCAAGGGGACCTCACCAAGGACAAGAAGGATCTCTTGGGAGAACTTACTAAAGTCCTCAG CATCTCGACCGAGCGCCACCGCGCAGAAGTTCGCAGAGCTGTGAACGATGAGAGGTTAACAACGATCGCTTATCA CATGTCAGGACCCAACAGCTCTTCCGAGTGGTCCATTGAGGGGCGCAGACTGGTTCCCCTGATGCCCAGATTGGTCCCTCAGACGGCGTTCACAGTTACAGCGAATGCAGTGGCCAGCGCAACGGCCCACCAGAATGCCTCTCTTCTGCTCCCTGCTGAAACAGGCAACAAAGAAG TGGTGGTTTGCTACTCCTACACAAGCACTACCTCCACCCCCACTACCGCCACAGTGCCTAGTGGCAGTGCTGCAGCTGCTGCCGTGAAGTCACCGCGCCCGGCCAGCCCGGCCTCCAACGTGGTGGTGCTGCCCAGTGGGAGTACTGTCTATGTCAAGA GTGTGAGCTGCTCCGACGAGGACGAGAAGCCACGCAAGCGCCGGCGCACCAACTCCAACAGCTCCTCCCCCGTGGTGCTGAAGGAGGTGCCCAAGGCAGCCACACCCATCTCCAAGACGATTACCGTGCCAGTCAGCGGCAGCCCCAAGATGAGCAACATCATGCAGAGTATTGCAAACTCCTTGCCGCCACACATGTCCCCGGTCAAAATCACCTTCACCAAGCCCAATACCCAGACGACCAACACAACCACCCAGAAG GTAATAATCGTGACCACTTCTCCGGGCTCCACCCTCGTGCCCAACATTCTTTCCAAGTCCCACAACTATGCAGCAATGACCAAGCTGGTGTCTACTTCAGTGTTGACCTCCTCCAGCCAAAAACAACCCATGGTCATCACCGCCAGCTCTGCGCCTGCGCCCACGGCCAACACTGTTGCCGTGACATCGGTGGTCTCCTCCTCACCCTCTGTTGTCATGTCGACTATTGCACAAG GTGCCTCTTCGGCGGCTGTTAAAATGGCCTCGGCGAGACTTCCCTCCCCGAAGACGCTAGTGGGCTCCCCGACTCAGATCCTGGCCCAGTTCCCCAAGCAGCACCAACACTCCCCGAAGCAGCTGCAGCCGGGCTCCTCGGCTGCCTCTCTGGGCGCCCCACAGGCGGGCCAGGTGCCCACCGCCAGCAAGCCCACCATCCAGATCAAGCAAGAATCAG GCTTGTTGGCTGATGAGCTGCTGTTCTGTCGTCCAGGGGTGAAGATTATCACCCAGCAGATGCAGCCCAGTAAAATCCTCCCTAAACCAGCCACTGCTGCCCTCCCCAGCAGCAGCACGTCCCCCATCATGGTTGTCAGCAGCAATGGTGCAATCATGACAACCAAGCTTGTTTCCACACCAACAG GTACACAGGCCACCTACTCGCGCCCAACAGTCAGCTCCTCCCTTGGGGCGCGAATGGCTGCTTCCCCCGGGGGGGCGACCTACGTCAAGACCACCAGCGGCAGCATCATCACCGTTGTACCCAAGTCCCTGGCCACGCTGGGGGGGAAGATCATAACCAGCAACATTGTGTCTG GTACGACGACTAAGATAACCACCATTCCCATGAGCTCCAAACCTAATGTCATAGTGGTTCAAAAGACCACAGGCAAAGGAACTACCATCCAGGGGCTGCCGGGCAAAAACGTTGTCACAACATTATTAAATGCGGGA TTTCTACCACAGGGTGAGAAGACGCTGCAGGCGGTCCCAGCTGGGGCCAAACCAGCGATCATCACCGCCTCTCGCCCCATCACCAAGATGATCGTCACCCAACCCAAAGGCCTCAGCTCAGGAGTGCAGCCCACCACCACGACCAAGATCATACCTACCAAGATCGTCTATGGACAGCAAGGGAAAACACAG GTGCTGATCAAGCCCAAGCCCATGGCGTTCCAGGCCACGGTGGTGAGTGAGCAGACACGGCAGCTGGTGAGCGAGACGCTGCAGCAGGTCTCCCGCATCACCGAGGTGGGGCCGGCCTCCGGGCAGGAGGGGGCGCTCAAGGAAGAACCTCAGACCTATACCGacagcagctcctcctccacGGAGTCCTCACACAGCTCACAAG ATTCACAGCCCGTAGTTCACGTAATAACCTCTAGAGGTCAGGAGTGGACAGAGCATGAGGTTGCTGTAGAATCCAGTCCCACTATCATTTACCAAGACGTGAGCGGGGAGTCCCAGTCTGCCACTTCAACCATTAAGGCCTTGCTGGAGCTGCAGCAGACGACAG TTAAGGAGAAGGTAGAGTCCAAGCCCAGGCAGCACACGATTGACTTGAGCCAGATGGCCGTGCCCATCCAGATGGCCCAGGAGAAGAGGCAGTCCCCCGAGAGCCCGGTCATCACTGCGGTGGAGCCAGACGTGGTCTCGGAGTTCATCACCGCCG CTAAATCGAGCAAGGCCAGCGTGTCATCAGCGGGTATGAGCAGTGGGGAGCTGGCACTGAGCTCCCTACTGTCTGCCAGCCAGCAGCAGAGAGCACAGCAGCAGGTGCCTCCCCCACAGCAGACGCCGATCGTGGTCCGGTCACTCCCTCCGTCCTCTGCGGCGGCCGTCACACGCATCGTGCAACAG GCCGTGGGAAGCCAGGTGTCGCTTGGCAAGCAGGCAGAGGAGCAGGTAGTGGAGGAGGGGGAGCTGGAGGGCGACACGCTGGATCCACAGACTGGCTTATTCTACAGGTCCTCTCAGCCTGCAGCCCAGCcaccgcagcagcagcaaccacCCAAACCACCCCCCCCACAGCCAGACCCGGGCCGACTCTTACCTCATTCTACTCAGCCACTACTGAGCAAGATGGCCGGTGGGACCCAGGCCGCCAGCCAGCCCTCCTCTTCAAAGCAGAAAGCGCCTGTCGTGTTCcagcagcaggagcagcagcagcaaccgcAACAGCAGACACAACCGCAACCGCAactgcaacagcaacaacaaccacaaccacaaccGCAAAAGCCCGTGGCCCCACAGCCGCAGCTGCAGCAGCATGTGGTGCTGAAGGAGAGGCCGGTCTCAGGCTCCGGGCCCCAGCAGACTGTCGTGCAGGTGATTGCAGTGAAGCCCCCGCATACCCCTCAGCTGCCCAAACTACAGCAGGCCCCCACCACCCAAAACCGGCCCATCCACACCCAGCTGTCCCAGCCTCCGCCCCTGCAGGCGCATCACCCCGTGGCCTCTGAGAAGCTTCCCCCCAGCCAG GTCCAGCAGCCTATCATCACTCAAGGCGCCACCGTGACAAAGATAACATTCGGCAGTCACCAAGCCCCAACGGTGTCCAAGCCCAGCAGCGGGGAGGCGGCAGCCAAACTGGTCCCTCTGACGGTCCCCGGGCCAGGGCAGGCGGCGGAGAAGCCCTCCGTGTCAGACATCCTCAAGATCTCCATGATGGAGGCTCAGATCGACCCGAGTGCCGAGCCCATGGTGGTGGACTCCTCCAGCGACTGCAGTCCCTTCAGCAAGGGCATCGGCGCCGCCTCCGCCGGGCCGCTGATCAGCAGCTCAGCCAGCGCCCTCCTGCACTCCAGCCACTGCAAACAGCTGCCGCATACACAGTTCTCCCGCATTCAGAGCCTGGCTGTGCAGAAGAGCaaagaaattgatgtaatacAG GTGATCCCGCAGTACTCTATAACCCCCGATTCCAGCCAGTCCAATGTAGTGGTGGAGCCCAGTGGTTTCCTGGAGATCACCGACTTCACTAGCCAGCGTCTGGATGAGGAGACGGTGATGGAGCAGGAAGTGGACAGCAGCAACGATGAGGGGCCGGAGGCAAGTCCGCTGGAGGGCTGCACTGAACAATCACAGTGA
- the emsy gene encoding BRCA2-interacting transcriptional repressor EMSY isoform X5 encodes MFMIQQEKPQPATAMPVVWPTLLDLNRDECKRILRKLELEAYAGVISALRAQGDLTKDKKDLLGELTKVLSISTERHRAEVRRAVNDERLTTIAYHMSGPNSSSEWSIEGRRLVPLMPRLVPQTAFTVTANAVASATAHQNASLLLPAETGNKEVVVCYSYTSTTSTPTTATVPSGSAAAAAVKSPRPASPASNVVVLPSGSTVYVKTEKPARPLSSGVSCSDEDEKPRKRRRTNSNSSSPVVLKEVPKAATPISKTITVPVSGSPKMSNIMQSIANSLPPHMSPVKITFTKPNTQTTNTTTQKVIIVTTSPGSTLVPNILSKSHNYAAMTKLVSTSVLTSSSQKQPMVITASSAPAPTANTVAVTSVVSSSPSVVMSTIAQGASSAAVKMASARLPSPKTLVGSPTQILAQFPKQHQHSPKQLQPGSSAASLGAPQAGQVPTASKPTIQIKQESGVKIITQQMQPSKILPKPATAALPSSSTSPIMVVSSNGAIMTTKLVSTPTGTQATYSRPTVSSSLGARMAASPGGATYVKTTSGSIITVVPKSLATLGGKIITSNIVSGTTTKITTIPMSSKPNVIVVQKTTGKGTTIQGLPGKNVVTTLLNAGGEKTLQAVPAGAKPAIITASRPITKMIVTQPKGLSSGVQPTTTTKIIPTKIVYGQQGKTQVLIKPKPMAFQATVVSEQTRQLVSETLQQVSRITEVGPASGQEGALKEEPQTYTDSSSSSTESSHSSQDSQPVVHVITSRGQEWTEHEVAVESSPTIIYQDVSGESQSATSTIKALLELQQTTVKEKVESKPRQHTIDLSQMAVPIQMAQEKRQSPESPVITAVEPDVVSEFITAAKSSKASVSSAGMSSGELALSSLLSASQQQRAQQQVPPPQQTPIVVRSLPPSSAAAVTRIVQQAVGSQVSLGKQAEEQVVEEGELEGDTLDPQTGLFYRSSQPAAQPPQQQQPPKPPPPQPDPGRLLPHSTQPLLSKMAGGTQAASQPSSSKQKAPVVFQQQEQQQQPQQQTQPQPQLQQQQQPQPQPQKPVAPQPQLQQHVVLKERPVSGSGPQQTVVQVIAVKPPHTPQLPKLQQAPTTQNRPIHTQLSQPPPLQAHHPVASEKLPPSQVQQPIITQGATVTKITFGSHQAPTVSKPSSGEAAAKLVPLTVPGPGQAAEKPSVSDILKISMMEAQIDPSAEPMVVDSSSDCSPFSKGIGAASAGPLISSSASALLHSSHCKQLPHTQFSRIQSLAVQKSKEIDVIQVIPQYSITPDSSQSNVVVEPSGFLEITDFTSQRLDEETVMEQEVDSSNDEGPEASPLEGCTEQSQ; translated from the exons ATG TTCATGATCCAGCAGGAGAAACCCCAGCCAGCAACAGCCATGCCTGTTGTGTGGCCCACTCTCCTTGACTTGAACAGGGATGAGTGCAAGAGGATTCTCCGCAAACTTG AGCTCGAGGCGTATGCGGGCGTTATCAGTGCACTGCGCGCTCAAGGGGACCTCACCAAGGACAAGAAGGATCTCTTGGGAGAACTTACTAAAGTCCTCAG CATCTCGACCGAGCGCCACCGCGCAGAAGTTCGCAGAGCTGTGAACGATGAGAGGTTAACAACGATCGCTTATCA CATGTCAGGACCCAACAGCTCTTCCGAGTGGTCCATTGAGGGGCGCAGACTGGTTCCCCTGATGCCCAGATTGGTCCCTCAGACGGCGTTCACAGTTACAGCGAATGCAGTGGCCAGCGCAACGGCCCACCAGAATGCCTCTCTTCTGCTCCCTGCTGAAACAGGCAACAAAGAAG TGGTGGTTTGCTACTCCTACACAAGCACTACCTCCACCCCCACTACCGCCACAGTGCCTAGTGGCAGTGCTGCAGCTGCTGCCGTGAAGTCACCGCGCCCGGCCAGCCCGGCCTCCAACGTGGTGGTGCTGCCCAGTGGGAGTACTGTCTATGTCAAGA CTGAGAAACCAGCCCGCCCTCTCTCCTCAGGTGTGAGCTGCTCCGACGAGGACGAGAAGCCACGCAAGCGCCGGCGCACCAACTCCAACAGCTCCTCCCCCGTGGTGCTGAAGGAGGTGCCCAAGGCAGCCACACCCATCTCCAAGACGATTACCGTGCCAGTCAGCGGCAGCCCCAAGATGAGCAACATCATGCAGAGTATTGCAAACTCCTTGCCGCCACACATGTCCCCGGTCAAAATCACCTTCACCAAGCCCAATACCCAGACGACCAACACAACCACCCAGAAG GTAATAATCGTGACCACTTCTCCGGGCTCCACCCTCGTGCCCAACATTCTTTCCAAGTCCCACAACTATGCAGCAATGACCAAGCTGGTGTCTACTTCAGTGTTGACCTCCTCCAGCCAAAAACAACCCATGGTCATCACCGCCAGCTCTGCGCCTGCGCCCACGGCCAACACTGTTGCCGTGACATCGGTGGTCTCCTCCTCACCCTCTGTTGTCATGTCGACTATTGCACAAG GTGCCTCTTCGGCGGCTGTTAAAATGGCCTCGGCGAGACTTCCCTCCCCGAAGACGCTAGTGGGCTCCCCGACTCAGATCCTGGCCCAGTTCCCCAAGCAGCACCAACACTCCCCGAAGCAGCTGCAGCCGGGCTCCTCGGCTGCCTCTCTGGGCGCCCCACAGGCGGGCCAGGTGCCCACCGCCAGCAAGCCCACCATCCAGATCAAGCAAGAATCAG GGGTGAAGATTATCACCCAGCAGATGCAGCCCAGTAAAATCCTCCCTAAACCAGCCACTGCTGCCCTCCCCAGCAGCAGCACGTCCCCCATCATGGTTGTCAGCAGCAATGGTGCAATCATGACAACCAAGCTTGTTTCCACACCAACAG GTACACAGGCCACCTACTCGCGCCCAACAGTCAGCTCCTCCCTTGGGGCGCGAATGGCTGCTTCCCCCGGGGGGGCGACCTACGTCAAGACCACCAGCGGCAGCATCATCACCGTTGTACCCAAGTCCCTGGCCACGCTGGGGGGGAAGATCATAACCAGCAACATTGTGTCTG GTACGACGACTAAGATAACCACCATTCCCATGAGCTCCAAACCTAATGTCATAGTGGTTCAAAAGACCACAGGCAAAGGAACTACCATCCAGGGGCTGCCGGGCAAAAACGTTGTCACAACATTATTAAATGCGGGA GGTGAGAAGACGCTGCAGGCGGTCCCAGCTGGGGCCAAACCAGCGATCATCACCGCCTCTCGCCCCATCACCAAGATGATCGTCACCCAACCCAAAGGCCTCAGCTCAGGAGTGCAGCCCACCACCACGACCAAGATCATACCTACCAAGATCGTCTATGGACAGCAAGGGAAAACACAG GTGCTGATCAAGCCCAAGCCCATGGCGTTCCAGGCCACGGTGGTGAGTGAGCAGACACGGCAGCTGGTGAGCGAGACGCTGCAGCAGGTCTCCCGCATCACCGAGGTGGGGCCGGCCTCCGGGCAGGAGGGGGCGCTCAAGGAAGAACCTCAGACCTATACCGacagcagctcctcctccacGGAGTCCTCACACAGCTCACAAG ATTCACAGCCCGTAGTTCACGTAATAACCTCTAGAGGTCAGGAGTGGACAGAGCATGAGGTTGCTGTAGAATCCAGTCCCACTATCATTTACCAAGACGTGAGCGGGGAGTCCCAGTCTGCCACTTCAACCATTAAGGCCTTGCTGGAGCTGCAGCAGACGACAG TTAAGGAGAAGGTAGAGTCCAAGCCCAGGCAGCACACGATTGACTTGAGCCAGATGGCCGTGCCCATCCAGATGGCCCAGGAGAAGAGGCAGTCCCCCGAGAGCCCGGTCATCACTGCGGTGGAGCCAGACGTGGTCTCGGAGTTCATCACCGCCG CTAAATCGAGCAAGGCCAGCGTGTCATCAGCGGGTATGAGCAGTGGGGAGCTGGCACTGAGCTCCCTACTGTCTGCCAGCCAGCAGCAGAGAGCACAGCAGCAGGTGCCTCCCCCACAGCAGACGCCGATCGTGGTCCGGTCACTCCCTCCGTCCTCTGCGGCGGCCGTCACACGCATCGTGCAACAG GCCGTGGGAAGCCAGGTGTCGCTTGGCAAGCAGGCAGAGGAGCAGGTAGTGGAGGAGGGGGAGCTGGAGGGCGACACGCTGGATCCACAGACTGGCTTATTCTACAGGTCCTCTCAGCCTGCAGCCCAGCcaccgcagcagcagcaaccacCCAAACCACCCCCCCCACAGCCAGACCCGGGCCGACTCTTACCTCATTCTACTCAGCCACTACTGAGCAAGATGGCCGGTGGGACCCAGGCCGCCAGCCAGCCCTCCTCTTCAAAGCAGAAAGCGCCTGTCGTGTTCcagcagcaggagcagcagcagcaaccgcAACAGCAGACACAACCGCAACCGCAactgcaacagcaacaacaaccacaaccacaaccGCAAAAGCCCGTGGCCCCACAGCCGCAGCTGCAGCAGCATGTGGTGCTGAAGGAGAGGCCGGTCTCAGGCTCCGGGCCCCAGCAGACTGTCGTGCAGGTGATTGCAGTGAAGCCCCCGCATACCCCTCAGCTGCCCAAACTACAGCAGGCCCCCACCACCCAAAACCGGCCCATCCACACCCAGCTGTCCCAGCCTCCGCCCCTGCAGGCGCATCACCCCGTGGCCTCTGAGAAGCTTCCCCCCAGCCAG GTCCAGCAGCCTATCATCACTCAAGGCGCCACCGTGACAAAGATAACATTCGGCAGTCACCAAGCCCCAACGGTGTCCAAGCCCAGCAGCGGGGAGGCGGCAGCCAAACTGGTCCCTCTGACGGTCCCCGGGCCAGGGCAGGCGGCGGAGAAGCCCTCCGTGTCAGACATCCTCAAGATCTCCATGATGGAGGCTCAGATCGACCCGAGTGCCGAGCCCATGGTGGTGGACTCCTCCAGCGACTGCAGTCCCTTCAGCAAGGGCATCGGCGCCGCCTCCGCCGGGCCGCTGATCAGCAGCTCAGCCAGCGCCCTCCTGCACTCCAGCCACTGCAAACAGCTGCCGCATACACAGTTCTCCCGCATTCAGAGCCTGGCTGTGCAGAAGAGCaaagaaattgatgtaatacAG GTGATCCCGCAGTACTCTATAACCCCCGATTCCAGCCAGTCCAATGTAGTGGTGGAGCCCAGTGGTTTCCTGGAGATCACCGACTTCACTAGCCAGCGTCTGGATGAGGAGACGGTGATGGAGCAGGAAGTGGACAGCAGCAACGATGAGGGGCCGGAGGCAAGTCCGCTGGAGGGCTGCACTGAACAATCACAGTGA